From uncultured Fretibacterium sp., the proteins below share one genomic window:
- a CDS encoding polysaccharide deacetylase family protein: MKDAIRRWILTGLSCPAAACVLRRLLRDGVFCVMLHRIGEKDPTRLPPNEDMKVSPAFLEHFIIDARHKGFSFLSVSQLHAALTGEGPWPSRSLVLALDDGYRDNLTEGLPLFERHGVPFTIYLSTAFIGSSCVPWWYGLEGLLSSRPAVLWGGRTWDIRSGPEKSRLFMQIRGQALLADQGSEAYVSELYKDNDYDCRSAEGLFLTWDEVRALRSHPLAELGNHGHRHLNLQMVSREAVCREFSLAKEEIARQTGCVPVHYAYAYGLFSDEALSVVREMGALTCMTTAPGRVSRNDGEKLWTLPRFMLYEGMSVDDLLARSAYVSLRRGLRG; the protein is encoded by the coding sequence ATGAAGGATGCTATTCGACGGTGGATTCTAACGGGGCTTTCATGTCCTGCGGCAGCCTGCGTCCTGCGCCGTCTTTTGAGGGACGGCGTCTTTTGCGTCATGCTGCACCGGATAGGAGAAAAGGATCCGACGCGGCTGCCTCCGAACGAGGACATGAAGGTTTCACCCGCCTTCCTGGAGCACTTTATCATCGATGCCAGGCACAAGGGCTTCTCTTTCCTTTCCGTCTCACAGCTGCACGCCGCCCTGACGGGAGAGGGGCCCTGGCCCTCCCGTTCCCTTGTCCTCGCTTTGGATGACGGGTATCGGGACAATCTGACCGAGGGGTTGCCCCTGTTCGAGAGGCATGGCGTTCCCTTTACGATCTACCTGAGCACCGCTTTCATTGGCAGTTCCTGCGTGCCCTGGTGGTATGGACTAGAGGGGCTGCTCTCCTCGCGCCCCGCTGTCCTCTGGGGGGGGAGGACCTGGGATATAAGGAGCGGCCCGGAGAAGAGTCGCCTCTTCATGCAAATTCGAGGACAGGCTCTGCTGGCCGACCAGGGGAGCGAGGCTTATGTCTCGGAGCTTTACAAAGACAACGATTATGATTGCAGAAGTGCTGAGGGGCTTTTTCTGACGTGGGACGAGGTTCGGGCATTGCGGTCTCACCCTCTGGCCGAGCTGGGAAATCACGGGCACCGCCACCTGAACCTGCAAATGGTTTCTCGCGAGGCTGTCTGCAGGGAGTTCTCCTTGGCCAAGGAGGAGATAGCTCGGCAGACCGGGTGCGTTCCCGTACATTACGCTTACGCCTACGGTCTCTTCAGCGACGAGGCGCTTTCCGTCGTTCGCGAGATGGGCGCTCTTACCTGTATGACGACGGCTCCGGGGCGCGTGTCGAGGAATGACGGGGAAAAACTTTGGACCCTGCCGCGTTTCATGCTGTATGAGGGGATGTCGGTCGACGATTTGCTGGCTCGGTCGGCCTACGTTTCGCTGAGGAGGGGCCTCAGGGGATGA
- a CDS encoding glycosyltransferase, which produces MKGERIAVVLASLGPGGAERIMVRLAGLLERQGFAVDIVVPAPQSDAMKAGVPEGVSLVELDGGHYFESLRLFHRIFKTKNILMLPWAFVVFFWKLFASTRSLTRYIRCRRPGLLLTAHYNAMTLAANFLAGKPSRVVVTEHTLLSEHLRRQVAPVRVCFSTMCRLFYPKADRVVGVSSAVAADLTAHFRVPADRVGHIYNPVVGSALKRKAEEACVHPWLADKTIPTLISVARLSPEKDFDTLLEAFSLLRRAMLVRLLVLGDGPDRGRLERRATDLKIDADIDWMGMVANPLPFVRDADALVLSTFYEGLPTVLIEALYVGTTPVATDAPGGIREILEDGRYGYIVPMQDAQALSEGMLKALRQPMPRRMLQERAEAFSEKQAVDAYLDLFRKMGLSV; this is translated from the coding sequence ATGAAAGGAGAACGGATAGCCGTTGTCCTCGCCTCTTTGGGGCCGGGGGGAGCCGAACGAATTATGGTTCGCCTCGCCGGACTTCTGGAACGGCAGGGATTTGCTGTCGACATCGTCGTTCCGGCGCCCCAGTCGGATGCCATGAAGGCCGGAGTCCCCGAGGGAGTGTCCTTGGTGGAACTCGATGGAGGACATTATTTCGAGTCGCTCCGTCTTTTCCACAGGATTTTCAAGACGAAAAATATCTTGATGCTTCCGTGGGCGTTTGTGGTCTTTTTCTGGAAGCTCTTCGCCTCGACAAGGAGCTTGACGCGTTATATCAGGTGTCGCAGACCGGGCCTCCTGCTGACGGCCCATTACAACGCCATGACGCTGGCGGCAAATTTCCTTGCCGGCAAGCCATCCCGGGTTGTCGTGACGGAGCACACGCTGCTTTCGGAGCACCTGAGGCGCCAAGTTGCTCCCGTCCGCGTTTGCTTTTCCACGATGTGCCGTCTCTTTTACCCTAAAGCCGATCGTGTCGTCGGGGTCTCCTCCGCCGTCGCCGCTGACTTGACCGCCCATTTTCGCGTCCCCGCGGACCGGGTTGGGCATATCTATAATCCCGTGGTCGGAAGCGCCCTGAAAAGGAAGGCGGAAGAGGCTTGCGTTCACCCGTGGCTGGCGGATAAAACGATCCCTACCTTGATTTCCGTCGCGCGCCTGAGCCCCGAAAAGGATTTCGATACCCTGCTGGAGGCATTTTCCCTGTTGAGGCGGGCGATGTTGGTTCGATTGCTCGTCCTTGGAGATGGTCCGGACCGAGGCCGCCTCGAACGCAGAGCTACGGATCTGAAGATCGATGCGGACATCGACTGGATGGGGATGGTTGCCAACCCGCTTCCGTTTGTGAGGGATGCCGACGCCCTGGTGTTGTCGACCTTCTACGAGGGGCTTCCGACGGTCCTGATCGAGGCGCTGTACGTCGGGACGACCCCGGTGGCGACGGATGCTCCGGGGGGGATTCGTGAGATTCTGGAGGACGGCAGGTATGGTTACATTGTCCCGATGCAGGATGCCCAGGCCCTCTCCGAGGGAATGCTGAAAGCCCTGCGCCAGCCGATGCCGAGGAGGATGTTGCAAGAGCGTGCCGAAGCTTTCTCCGAGAAACAGGCCGTTGACGCCTATCTGGATCTTTTTCGAAAGATGGGGCTCTCTGTTTGA
- a CDS encoding ATP-binding protein: protein MIRRLYADNFLCLVNFEAQFESMNLLMGVNGCGKSTIFELLSRIQRLVVAGAKITEVFPPEDLTRWVQLDTQNFEMDVEGKEGLYTYKLRIEHTKDRKKERIEREELLLDGKPLFLYEEGEAHLYHDDHELGPVYPFDWSLSSLSIISPRQDNTKLTWFKDWLEQLVILRPQSQSMAALSDEEADHLDREGSNFASWYRFISQEHQDKIFSLREKLKDVIPGFHAFKLEQEGKARILKVGFTSDDKEKKNSPLYFDFDHLSDGQRILFVLYTLLCDAEGERRTLLLDEPGNYLSLDEIQPWLVELSDICGEGTVQAILISHNPELIDYLGGAYGLWMEREPLGPSRIKKLSLKLENGQKSEGTSERALKLSELVARGWLE, encoded by the coding sequence ATGATCCGTCGTTTATACGCTGATAACTTTCTTTGCCTGGTCAATTTTGAGGCTCAATTCGAGTCGATGAACCTCCTTATGGGAGTTAACGGTTGCGGAAAGTCGACGATCTTTGAGCTGCTGAGCAGGATCCAGCGCTTGGTGGTAGCTGGTGCGAAAATTACGGAGGTCTTTCCTCCGGAGGATCTCACTCGATGGGTTCAGTTGGACACTCAAAACTTTGAGATGGATGTAGAAGGAAAGGAGGGGCTGTATACCTATAAACTGAGAATTGAGCATACGAAGGACCGCAAGAAGGAACGTATTGAGCGGGAGGAGCTGCTTCTTGACGGTAAACCGCTCTTCCTCTACGAGGAGGGGGAGGCCCATCTCTACCATGATGATCACGAACTTGGCCCAGTCTATCCCTTTGACTGGAGCTTATCCTCTTTGTCGATCATTTCTCCCAGGCAGGACAACACAAAATTGACCTGGTTCAAGGATTGGCTGGAACAATTGGTGATTTTGCGGCCACAGTCTCAGTCCATGGCAGCGCTCTCCGATGAGGAGGCAGATCATTTGGATAGAGAGGGAAGTAACTTTGCCTCTTGGTATCGTTTCATTTCTCAGGAGCATCAGGATAAAATTTTTTCTTTAAGGGAAAAATTGAAGGATGTGATTCCGGGGTTCCACGCTTTTAAGCTGGAGCAAGAGGGGAAGGCACGTATTTTAAAGGTAGGGTTCACCTCCGACGATAAGGAGAAGAAAAATTCTCCTCTGTATTTTGATTTTGATCATCTTTCAGACGGACAGCGTATTCTTTTTGTCCTCTACACCCTTTTGTGCGATGCGGAGGGAGAGCGACGTACTCTTCTCTTGGACGAGCCTGGGAATTATCTGAGTCTCGACGAGATACAACCTTGGCTTGTGGAGCTCAGCGATATCTGTGGAGAGGGTACGGTACAGGCAATTCTGATCAGTCACAACCCTGAACTGATCGATTATCTTGGGGGAGCTTACGGATTATGGATGGAGCGGGAACCCCTAGGTCCATCTAGGATAAAAAAACTTTCGTTGAAATTGGAGAATGGACAAAAATCAGAGGGGACGTCGGAGCGGGCACTCAAGTTGTCTGAGCTTGTTGCCAGAGGCTGGTTGGAATGA